ATTCTAACAACTTTATTTATTTTTTTAATAAAACTTTCTGTGCAATCTGGATAACCAGAAAAATCAACTTCATTAACACCTAAAGCTATATTATTGATGTTATGAGTATAAGCATATATAGAAGATAAAATTAAAAACAAAATATTACGACCAGGAACAAATGTACTAGGAAGAAAAGAGTTTAATGGATGCATACTATTAATTGAAATATTTTTGTTCATTAAGCTGCTTATAGATATATCTTGTAAATACTTAATATCTAGAACTACATGATTTGTAATTCCTAGTTTTTTTGATATCAAAAGAGAAGATTCAATTTCAGTTTTATGTAATTGTTCGTAATCAAATGTTATGCAATGAACTTCTTCACATATATGCGTATAATGTATTAAACAAGTTGTTGAATCTTGTCCACCACTGAAAACTACTAATATTTTTTTCATTTTTTTATAAGTTACGACTTTTAAATATTATATTTTTTTACTAAATTAAATTTAGTATCGAATGTAGATAAGAAAGTCTGTTGTAAAAATATTTTTTATATTATCACATAAAATACAATTATTTTTTACTAAAATTTTTTGTAGTTTATAAAAAATATAGTATTAAAAATAATTTTATAAAACTTTAACTTTTAGGATTTTTTTGTGAAATTGTTCAATCAATTAAAATGGTTTTTTACACGGGAATGGAAACGATATTCAGGAGCAGTTTTATTATTAATAATAATTGCTATTTTACAATTATTACCACCAAAGATAGTTGGCATTTTAATAGATTTAATTATTAAGGAAAAAATGCATGGAATTCAAATATTACCTTGGATTTCAATTATTCTCTTAGTAGCCATTATTGTATATATATTACGTTATTTATGGAGAATACTCTTATTTGGTGCTTCTTACCAATTAGCAACAGAACTTCGCGTTAAATTTTATTCTTACTTAAGTCAACAGAGTGAAAAATTTTTTTTAAAAAATAGAACTGGAGATCTAATTGCAAGAGCAACAAATGATGTTGATCGAGTAGTTTTTGCAGCAGGAGAAGGCGTTTTAACATTTGTAGATTCATTAGTTATGGGGTGTTCTGTTTTAATAG
The nucleotide sequence above comes from Buchnera aphidicola (Brachycaudus tragopogonis). Encoded proteins:
- the queC gene encoding 7-cyano-7-deazaguanine synthase QueC produces the protein MKKILVVFSGGQDSTTCLIHYTHICEEVHCITFDYEQLHKTEIESSLLISKKLGITNHVVLDIKYLQDISISSLMNKNISINSMHPLNSFLPSTFVPGRNILFLILSSIYAYTHNINNIALGVNEVDFSGYPDCTESFIKKINKVVRIGINCNINFITPLINLNKSEIWALSDYWNAVDIILNDTVTCYNGIQGQGCKKCRSCIIRKKGFDTWKLNPSYYMETLKKKIKLL